The Synechococcus sp. MVIR-18-1 region CTCTCGCTTCGATCCTTGTAAGGGGTTCGATATTCCAATTGAAGTCTTAAAGCATGCGCTTCATCTTTGCCCAGTACTCCATCGCAAGCCACTGTGGCCAGCGCAATCGCGGCAAAGGCTTCGGATTCGGTCATCAGCGTTGGAGGGTTGACCTCTATTTCAGCAAAAGTGCATTGATCTGACTGCTCATGAGTTGCAAAACATGTTGAGATCCCACCAATGGTGTTTGCTCGCAGGTGTTCTTGTTTTGGGGCTTTCCATCCTTAACGCCAGCACCGCTGAAACCATTACACCAAGCCTGGAGCGAGCCGATGTTCTTGCCGGGATGGCGGGGGTTGGCTTGATGCTCGTTTCCATCCTCTGGACCCGGGCCTCTCCACGCAGTCCGGAAGCGGTTGCGCTGGAGGGTGAACAGGGTTTTGTCCTCTCCTCCGATTTACCCGATGCTGTACGAGCGGAAATGGCGTGGGGTAGCCATCAGTTCTTGACCGCAACTTCTGCTGCCACGATTCTTGTTTTTTGGGAGGGCTCGGTTCTGCTTCGCCGGGGCCTTCTGGGCGTTGGTGATTTTGAACCTGGTGAGATCTGTCGACGATCCGTTCAAAAGCAAGAACTGATTTCGCTTGTAAAAACAGCCCTCTACCCAGGCAAAGCTGAGTTTGATCCCGTTTTGCCCGGCTTGCCTTCCGTGATGGTGCAACCTCTTGGAGAGAGTGGCTGGGTGGTGATTGGTGGCTGGTCGGAGCGATGTTTCAGTCGTTCCGATGAACGGTGGCTATCGGGTTGGGCTGAACGCCTTAAAACGACACTGGAGGTTGCAGAATTAGAAGAAGAAAGCTAGTCATAGCCTTTAGTCTCGATTGGCTGTGCTTGCAGTTGCCTTAACGGGATAGGGCAACGCGTCAACTTATTGAGGACTGATCGCGACCAACCAACCCTCTGTTCTTTCTCGCTTTGATCACAGGAGCTGGTTATCAACCCATCTGATGAGGCCAAGCCACCGAAATTCCTGAGCATTGAAGCTGGCAACTGGTGATTGCCTCATCAGTTCAGCAGGTTGCACTGAAGGCTGATGAAAATTGGTCGAGGGGTCCGGTTCTCTGTGAATGAGGCGCGAGTGATCCAAGGGCAAAACACAATGTTTTGAGCGCCAGTGCAGATGACGAGTGCATCACTTGAGTCAACGGAGATGCGGCAACGCACTTAGCGCGATTTCTGTCTGGATGGACATTCCACCTTTGATTCAAGCTTGCGATTCT contains the following coding sequences:
- a CDS encoding cofactor assembly of complex C subunit B; translation: MLRSHQWCLLAGVLVLGLSILNASTAETITPSLERADVLAGMAGVGLMLVSILWTRASPRSPEAVALEGEQGFVLSSDLPDAVRAEMAWGSHQFLTATSAATILVFWEGSVLLRRGLLGVGDFEPGEICRRSVQKQELISLVKTALYPGKAEFDPVLPGLPSVMVQPLGESGWVVIGGWSERCFSRSDERWLSGWAERLKTTLEVAELEEES